One region of Deferribacterota bacterium genomic DNA includes:
- the leuS gene encoding leucine--tRNA ligase gives MNYEPQNIEKKWLKQWVENKIFETNVDNAKEKYYLLEMFPYPSGKIHMGHIRNYAIGDVIARFKKMNGYNILHPMGWDAFGLPAENAAISNNIHPAKWTYNNIENMRKQLKKLGLSYDWRREFATCDPEYYRWEQQFFIDMFNEGLAYKKKTTVNWCPNCKTVLANEQVEDGKCWRCQSVVSNRELDSWFLKISDYAERLLDDMEKLKNWPERVLAMQKNWIGKSIGAEIDFKIDGLDYNLTVFTTRPDTIFGATFVGLSVKHPVVDLLLEKSKDKKNIKAFIDKVINENQNVAEDIDKEKKGYFTNFYCINPVNNKKIPIYLANFVLMEYGTGAIMCVPAHDERDFDFAKKYNLEIIQVIKPKDEEEIELPLKEAYTGEGILINSGMFNGLDSEKAKDEIVKSLKNAKKIVNYRLRDWGISRQRYWGAPIPIIYCDKCGIVPEKISNLPVKLPEVDHLEKTPKPLDKIDSFIRTKCPKCGKDAKRDTDTMDTFVESSWYFIRFCSINPKDKPFEKEDVQYFMPVDQYIGGIEHAILHLLYSRFFIKVLKDLGYIDFDEPFLNLLTQGMVCKETYRCKTHGWLYPEEVEDNKCIHCGSEIIVGRTEKMSKSKKNVVDPDNILKKYGADTARLFILFASPPVKDLEWSDKGIEGAHRFLNRVYRLITNNLIYFKGNKKNSINNKNINDEAKNILYNIHYTIMRVTRDINNFQLNTAIAAIMEFTNFLSQINTETLDDECIDLYTEGLSTLIVLLSPFTPFIAEELWHMIGRKTFISLEKWPQYNKKYIVKDKINIVVQINGKVRAELITDANIAKEDAIEAAKNNDKIKKYINNKKIRKEIYVPKKLINFVVN, from the coding sequence ATGAATTACGAACCACAAAATATAGAAAAAAAATGGCTAAAACAATGGGTAGAAAATAAAATCTTTGAAACAAATGTAGATAACGCTAAAGAAAAATATTATCTACTAGAAATGTTTCCATACCCCTCAGGGAAGATTCATATGGGACATATAAGAAATTATGCTATAGGAGATGTAATTGCCCGATTTAAAAAAATGAATGGTTACAACATACTCCATCCTATGGGTTGGGACGCCTTTGGTCTACCTGCAGAAAATGCAGCTATAAGTAATAATATACATCCAGCAAAATGGACTTATAATAATATTGAAAATATGCGTAAACAGCTAAAAAAATTAGGGCTCTCCTATGATTGGAGGAGGGAATTTGCCACTTGCGATCCCGAATACTATAGATGGGAACAGCAATTCTTTATAGATATGTTTAATGAGGGTCTAGCCTATAAAAAGAAAACAACCGTTAACTGGTGCCCCAATTGTAAAACTGTTCTCGCAAATGAGCAGGTTGAGGATGGCAAATGTTGGAGGTGTCAATCTGTTGTCTCCAATAGGGAATTAGATAGTTGGTTTCTTAAAATATCTGATTATGCTGAAAGACTGCTTGATGATATGGAAAAGCTAAAAAATTGGCCTGAAAGAGTACTTGCAATGCAAAAAAATTGGATAGGCAAATCGATAGGTGCTGAGATTGATTTTAAAATTGATGGGTTAGATTATAACCTGACAGTCTTTACAACAAGGCCAGATACTATTTTTGGCGCAACCTTTGTTGGGCTTTCAGTAAAGCATCCTGTTGTAGACTTACTCCTTGAAAAATCTAAGGATAAAAAAAATATAAAGGCATTTATTGATAAAGTTATAAATGAAAACCAAAATGTAGCAGAGGATATAGATAAAGAGAAGAAAGGATACTTTACTAATTTTTATTGCATAAATCCTGTAAATAACAAAAAAATACCCATATATTTAGCAAATTTTGTTTTAATGGAATATGGGACAGGCGCAATAATGTGTGTACCTGCTCACGATGAAAGGGACTTTGACTTTGCTAAAAAGTACAATCTTGAAATAATACAGGTCATTAAACCTAAAGATGAAGAAGAAATTGAGTTACCCCTAAAAGAAGCCTATACAGGTGAGGGCATACTAATAAATTCAGGCATGTTTAATGGTTTAGATAGCGAAAAAGCAAAGGATGAGATAGTAAAGTCTCTAAAAAATGCAAAAAAAATAGTAAACTATAGACTAAGGGATTGGGGAATTTCAAGACAGCGCTATTGGGGTGCACCAATTCCAATAATATACTGCGACAAATGTGGTATTGTTCCTGAGAAAATCAGCAATCTGCCAGTAAAATTACCAGAGGTTGATCACTTAGAGAAAACGCCAAAACCTTTAGATAAAATAGATTCTTTCATCCGCACAAAATGCCCCAAATGCGGTAAAGATGCAAAAAGAGATACTGATACAATGGATACCTTTGTTGAATCTTCATGGTATTTTATTAGGTTTTGTTCAATAAATCCAAAAGATAAGCCCTTTGAAAAAGAGGACGTCCAATATTTTATGCCTGTTGATCAATATATTGGGGGTATTGAACATGCAATTCTACATCTATTATACTCCCGTTTTTTTATAAAAGTATTAAAGGATTTAGGTTATATTGATTTTGATGAACCCTTTCTAAACCTATTAACCCAAGGGATGGTATGCAAAGAGACTTACAGATGCAAGACACATGGTTGGCTATATCCTGAGGAAGTGGAAGATAATAAATGCATTCACTGTGGCAGTGAAATTATAGTTGGTCGCACAGAAAAAATGAGTAAATCCAAGAAAAATGTTGTTGACCCTGATAATATATTAAAAAAATATGGGGCAGATACAGCAAGACTATTTATCTTATTTGCCTCACCACCTGTAAAGGATCTTGAATGGTCTGACAAAGGAATAGAAGGTGCACATCGTTTTCTAAACAGGGTTTATAGACTTATTACAAATAATTTGATTTATTTCAAAGGTAATAAAAAGAATAGTATAAATAATAAAAATATAAATGATGAAGCAAAAAATATTTTATATAATATACATTATACAATAATGAGGGTTACAAGGGATATAAATAATTTCCAATTAAATACAGCTATTGCTGCCATAATGGAGTTTACAAATTTTCTTTCACAGATTAATACAGAAACTTTGGATGATGAATGCATCGACTTATATACTGAGGGCTTATCTACTTTAATAGTACTCCTTTCACCTTTTACTCCTTTTATAGCAGAAGAATTGTGGCATATGATAGGCAGAAAAACTTTTATATCTTTAGAAAAGTGGCCCCAATATAATAAAAAATATATAGTTAAAGATAAAATAAACATTGTTGTCCAAATTAATGGCAAAGTTAGGGCTGAACTAATCACTGATGCCAATATCGCAAAAGAAGATGCTATAGAGGCTGCAAAAAATAATGATAAAATAAAAAAATATATAAATAATAAAAAAATAAGAAAGGAAATTTATGTACCAAAAAAACTTATCAACTTTGTGGTTAACTAA
- a CDS encoding biotin--[acetyl-CoA-carboxylase] ligase, which yields MFNNKLYFEHLNTHFLGRKHKVYDKCTSTQDVIREYSNLDGFVVIASTQTKGRGRMGRSWFSSDNENLYFSYVLKNPHLRNLQIINLLVSFSLCELLSEYGNFKIKWPNDIVFNYKKVAGILIESSIVNKSVLYSIIGIGLNINFKYLPKELQDRAISIKSITNANIEKEILLAKYFNIFETYLLTYLNNSITIDLVGKWRELSAYYGKRIKIRLNDDEECFIEKGIDADGALRVTREDGSEKKLYYGEIV from the coding sequence ATGTTTAATAATAAATTATATTTTGAACATTTAAATACACATTTTTTAGGAAGAAAACATAAAGTTTATGATAAATGCACTAGTACCCAAGATGTTATTAGGGAATATAGCAATCTAGATGGGTTTGTTGTTATTGCTAGCACTCAGACTAAAGGTAGAGGCAGGATGGGTAGATCTTGGTTTTCAAGTGATAATGAGAATCTCTATTTTTCTTATGTATTAAAAAACCCGCATTTAAGAAATCTGCAGATAATCAATCTGCTTGTATCTTTTAGTTTATGTGAACTACTTAGTGAATATGGGAATTTTAAAATAAAATGGCCAAATGATATTGTCTTTAATTATAAAAAAGTAGCAGGCATATTAATTGAATCTAGTATTGTGAATAAATCAGTATTGTATTCTATTATTGGCATAGGTTTAAATATAAACTTTAAATATCTGCCAAAGGAATTGCAAGATAGGGCAATATCAATTAAAAGTATCACTAATGCTAATATTGAAAAGGAAATTTTATTGGCAAAGTATTTTAATATATTTGAAACTTATCTATTAACATATCTAAATAATTCTATTACTATAGATTTAGTTGGAAAATGGAGAGAATTGTCTGCTTACTATGGTAAAAGGATCAAGATAAGATTAAATGATGATGAAGAATGTTTTATTGAAAAGGGCATTGATGCTGATGGTGCTTTGAGGGTTACTCGTGAAGATGGAAGCGAAAAAAAACTTTATTATGGGGAGATTGTATAA
- a CDS encoding type III pantothenate kinase has translation MLLAVDIGNTHITIGLFKGKDIVNNLRISTDIKKTEDEYATSILYPLSKIGIDASHVKSVVISSVVPTLTVIFRKLSFRYLDIEPMIVDINTKTQISLKVDNPKEIGVDRIVNAVAIQKLYGVPAIVVDFGTATTFDVISKDNEYIGGIITPGIELVSHVLHAKTAKLPEVEIAKIENIIGKNTIDSMKSGIYYGYLSMIDGIIERVIESGLIGKDMHIVSTGGYGDIFVEDSKFIERYEPLLTLIGLKIIYEENCI, from the coding sequence ATGTTATTAGCAGTTGATATAGGTAATACACATATTACAATTGGCTTATTCAAAGGCAAAGATATTGTTAATAATTTAAGAATTTCTACAGATATTAAAAAGACGGAAGATGAGTATGCTACATCTATATTATACCCCTTATCAAAGATTGGGATTGATGCATCTCATGTAAAATCTGTTGTTATCTCAAGTGTTGTTCCCACTTTAACAGTCATTTTCAGAAAATTATCTTTTAGGTACCTTGATATAGAGCCTATGATTGTTGATATAAATACTAAAACCCAGATATCATTAAAAGTTGACAATCCAAAAGAGATTGGAGTAGACAGAATAGTCAATGCTGTTGCTATTCAAAAGTTATATGGAGTTCCTGCGATTGTAGTGGATTTTGGGACAGCAACGACATTCGATGTTATTAGCAAAGATAATGAGTATATTGGTGGCATTATAACCCCAGGGATTGAATTGGTTTCCCATGTGTTACATGCTAAAACAGCAAAACTTCCTGAGGTTGAAATAGCTAAAATAGAAAATATAATAGGTAAAAATACAATTGATTCAATGAAATCAGGTATATACTACGGATATTTATCTATGATAGATGGTATTATTGAGAGGGTAATAGAAAGTGGGTTGATTGGAAAGGATATGCATATTGTGTCAACTGGTGGTTATGGCGATATATTTGTAGAGGATTCAAAGTTCATAGAGAGATACGAACCATTATTAACATTAATTGGTCTTAAAATAATATATGAAGAAAATTGTATTTAA
- a CDS encoding tetratricopeptide repeat protein, with the protein MKKIVFNYFTLLLVLFYICNSCASNRIKQSADAHYKLGLSYLETGDDAEAMKEFRKALNIGGPDPKIYYAISTYYLQRGDVGNAKLYIERAINLDNDNSEYLNAYASVLAANGEHEKAIKIWKKVLEDPTYAAREVVYYNLGFAYYQLGDYDKTIEYWKDSIRENPTVIRPYISLFRLYLEEGYDSKAVDLLKDGINRNPISSTLKMYLAEYYYNRKQYSEASSLFYDIIEVSPNSEEAREAKNYLKRLGLYHE; encoded by the coding sequence ATGAAGAAAATTGTATTTAATTATTTCACACTATTATTAGTTCTTTTTTATATTTGCAATTCATGTGCTTCTAACCGCATTAAGCAATCAGCAGATGCACATTATAAATTAGGGTTGTCATATTTAGAGACAGGTGATGATGCAGAGGCTATGAAAGAGTTTAGAAAGGCATTGAATATAGGTGGCCCTGATCCAAAAATTTATTATGCAATCTCCACTTATTACTTACAAAGAGGTGATGTTGGAAATGCTAAATTATATATTGAAAGAGCAATTAATTTAGACAATGACAATTCAGAATATCTAAATGCTTATGCTTCAGTGCTTGCTGCAAATGGGGAGCACGAGAAGGCAATTAAAATATGGAAAAAAGTTCTTGAAGACCCTACATATGCTGCAAGAGAAGTGGTTTACTATAATTTAGGTTTTGCCTATTATCAGTTAGGTGATTACGATAAAACAATTGAATATTGGAAGGATTCTATCAGAGAGAACCCCACAGTTATTAGACCTTATATATCCTTATTTAGGCTATACCTAGAAGAAGGTTATGATAGTAAAGCTGTTGATCTGTTAAAAGATGGCATTAATAGAAATCCAATATCTTCCACTTTAAAAATGTATTTGGCAGAATATTACTACAACAGAAAGCAATACAGTGAAGCTAGCTCATTATTTTATGATATTATTGAGGTATCCCCTAATTCAGAAGAAGCAAGAGAGGCAAAAAATTATTTAAAAAGATTGGGTTTATATCATGAATGA
- a CDS encoding DUF4115 domain-containing protein yields MNDDKSLGEILKEEREKKGLSIKDINRITKISTTILKALEDENYNELPSYVYTIGLLRKYAEILDLEFERLKDTFDTEYKKANYPENKARQELNSSFREIEEEKSKTNKFSLTIIILICIFVIIGISIYLLNSNIIKNKDISIKEDDKKAVEKKENNSQRVVADIINKKDEIPDKGEIKEKDSLDNVSNISPIEIARELKERNNSNEIDNLNIVTLEFTDDCWIHVDIDGKKELDFIAKKGISKDIKFKKYFEIDIGNASAVKIKYNDQTITGLGGWRQPIKDLLFKLDNSGNLVFTKK; encoded by the coding sequence ATGAATGATGATAAATCTTTAGGTGAAATCTTAAAAGAGGAAAGAGAAAAGAAAGGTTTATCTATAAAAGATATTAATAGAATAACAAAGATTAGTACAACAATCTTAAAAGCATTAGAGGATGAAAACTATAATGAATTGCCTTCATATGTATATACTATTGGTCTTCTTAGAAAATATGCAGAAATTCTAGATTTAGAATTTGAGCGATTAAAAGATACTTTTGATACAGAATATAAAAAGGCAAATTATCCGGAAAATAAAGCAAGACAAGAATTGAATAGTTCTTTTAGGGAGATTGAAGAAGAAAAAAGTAAAACTAATAAATTTAGCTTAACTATTATTATATTGATATGCATTTTTGTGATTATCGGCATTTCAATCTATCTGCTAAATAGTAATATAATCAAAAATAAAGATATTTCTATAAAAGAGGACGATAAAAAAGCAGTGGAGAAGAAAGAAAATAATAGTCAAAGAGTTGTGGCAGATATAATTAATAAAAAAGATGAAATCCCTGATAAAGGTGAAATAAAAGAAAAAGATAGTTTAGATAATGTTAGCAATATATCTCCTATAGAGATAGCTAGGGAGCTTAAAGAGAGAAATAATAGTAATGAGATTGATAATTTGAACATAGTCACTTTAGAGTTTACCGATGATTGCTGGATTCATGTAGATATAGATGGTAAAAAAGAACTAGATTTTATTGCCAAAAAGGGTATTTCAAAGGATATTAAGTTTAAAAAATATTTTGAGATTGATATTGGTAATGCTTCTGCCGTTAAGATTAAATATAATGACCAAACAATAACAGGCCTAGGAGGATGGAGGCAGCCAATCAAGGATCTATTGTTTAAGTTAGATAATAGTGGCAATTTAGTATTTACAAAGAAATAG
- a CDS encoding cysteine desulfurase family protein, which produces MIFLDNIATTKPDERVVKKMLEYLTKNYGNPSAHFYQLGRDAFEAVVCAREKVAELINCLPDNIIFTSCGTESNNLAIKGTIYNMKSKGKNHIIVSELEHYSVLNSALKLTGEEDLELTKLKVDEHGFVDVDRLARAIKDSTALVAIHHANPEIGTIQNIEDIGRICKEKNVLFFVDAVASCGHIPVDVEGFNCDLLSIAAQNFYGPKGAGALYVRDDISLRPLLDGGFQERGLRAGTENVPAIVGMGEAASIAKNEMPMYTERMKRLGSKLIDGIRENVNFVHFTGSLTRRLPGHVSLWVEYIEGESILLWLSLKDICATSGSACSSNIMGDDERSLKASHVLSAIGVPDDICAGSVTFSMSKYTDEKEIDYLLKVFPEIVERLCKMSPFYNK; this is translated from the coding sequence ATGATATTTCTAGATAATATTGCTACAACAAAGCCTGATGAAAGGGTTGTGAAAAAGATGTTGGAGTATTTGACAAAAAACTATGGTAATCCAAGTGCTCATTTTTATCAACTTGGAAGGGATGCATTTGAAGCAGTAGTTTGTGCAAGAGAAAAGGTTGCAGAGTTAATTAACTGTTTGCCTGACAATATAATATTTACTTCCTGTGGAACTGAGTCTAATAATTTGGCTATAAAAGGCACCATTTATAATATGAAATCTAAAGGGAAAAACCATATTATTGTAAGTGAGTTAGAACATTATTCAGTTTTAAATAGCGCATTAAAGCTAACAGGTGAAGAAGATCTTGAATTAACAAAATTAAAGGTTGATGAGCATGGTTTTGTAGATGTAGATAGATTAGCTAGAGCTATAAAAGATAGCACTGCACTTGTTGCTATTCATCATGCAAATCCTGAGATTGGTACTATACAAAACATTGAAGATATTGGTAGAATCTGTAAAGAGAAAAATGTATTGTTTTTTGTAGATGCTGTAGCAAGCTGTGGGCATATTCCTGTTGATGTTGAAGGGTTTAATTGTGATTTACTTAGTATTGCTGCTCAAAATTTTTATGGTCCTAAAGGTGCCGGAGCTTTATATGTTAGGGATGATATTAGCTTAAGACCTTTATTAGATGGCGGTTTTCAAGAAAGAGGTTTAAGGGCTGGAACAGAAAATGTTCCTGCAATAGTGGGGATGGGAGAGGCAGCTTCAATTGCAAAGAATGAAATGCCCATGTACACGGAAAGGATGAAGAGACTGGGTTCAAAACTAATAGATGGTATAAGAGAAAATGTTAACTTTGTGCATTTTACTGGGTCTCTGACAAGGAGATTGCCAGGTCACGTAAGTTTATGGGTTGAATATATTGAGGGAGAGTCTATACTGCTCTGGTTATCTTTGAAAGATATCTGCGCAACCAGTGGATCGGCATGTTCATCAAATATTATGGGTGATGATGAGAGAAGCTTAAAAGCCTCACACGTTCTTTCAGCTATTGGGGTGCCAGATGATATATGCGCAGGCTCAGTAACATTTTCAATGTCAAAATATACTGATGAAAAAGAGATTGACTACTTATTAAAGGTATTTCCTGAAATTGTAGAAAGATTATGTAAAATGTCACCATTTTACAACAAATAG
- the nifU gene encoding Fe-S cluster assembly scaffold protein NifU: MKGPYSEKVMEHFMSPRNMGEIPDANGVGQVGNPACGDVMKLYLKINDEGIVEDVKFKTFGCGAAIASSSITTELIKGKKVEDILKLTNQAIVEALGGLPKTKIHCSIMAEEGVEAALKDYFKNIGKDPKIVEDMKANIK, encoded by the coding sequence GTGAAGGGGCCTTATAGTGAAAAGGTTATGGAACATTTTATGTCCCCAAGAAATATGGGTGAAATACCAGATGCAAATGGAGTTGGCCAGGTGGGGAACCCTGCATGTGGTGATGTAATGAAATTATATCTAAAAATAAATGACGAAGGGATTGTAGAGGATGTTAAATTTAAAACCTTTGGTTGTGGTGCTGCTATTGCATCAAGCTCAATAACAACAGAGTTAATCAAGGGGAAGAAGGTTGAGGATATATTAAAACTTACAAATCAGGCAATAGTTGAAGCTTTAGGAGGGCTTCCTAAAACTAAGATACATTGTTCGATAATGGCTGAGGAAGGTGTTGAAGCCGCTTTAAAGGATTATTTTAAAAATATAGGCAAGGATCCAAAAATAGTTGAAGATATGAAAGCAAATATAAAATAA
- a CDS encoding NifU family protein: MLKEKVEKILDEVRPMLKMEGGDVKLIDVTDEGIVKVQLTGACGSCPFSTMTLKHGIEVRIRKNIPEIKEVVAV, from the coding sequence ATGTTAAAAGAAAAAGTTGAAAAAATATTAGATGAAGTTAGACCAATGTTAAAGATGGAGGGGGGAGATGTTAAATTAATTGATGTCACAGATGAAGGTATAGTTAAGGTTCAGCTAACTGGTGCTTGTGGCTCGTGTCCATTTAGCACTATGACATTAAAGCATGGGATTGAAGTTAGAATAAGAAAGAACATACCTGAGATCAAAGAGGTAGTTGCAGTTTAG